The Mucilaginibacter mallensis genome has a segment encoding these proteins:
- a CDS encoding efflux RND transporter periplasmic adaptor subunit — MNKSIIKYTVTSPLLLLACIAVLLTSCGSGSKGDSGDDDKAVNAQVAVTVTSVNDSSMVEYTTLNAQSSFQQKNYIKSNTNGYIQKVNTQIGHFVNKGETVFTVKTKEAQSIGNSVNILDTTFKFSGVNRITAPEHGYITQLNHQVGDYVQDGEQLAVISDRGSFAFIMQLPYEMENTVKLNQDVQLTLPDGEKIDGRIASFMPTVDTAAQTQGVVIKINSDKQIPENLVAKARLIRSSKQNTASLPKSAILTNETQTEFWVMKLINPTTAIKVPVKKGIEVGDRVEILSPKFSPQDKIVATGNYGLADTAKVKIVQ; from the coding sequence ATGAATAAATCGATAATTAAATATACTGTTACTTCGCCCCTGCTTTTACTGGCCTGCATTGCGGTATTGCTAACATCGTGCGGCAGCGGTAGTAAGGGCGATAGCGGCGATGATGATAAAGCTGTTAATGCACAAGTAGCCGTTACTGTTACCAGCGTTAACGATAGCAGCATGGTTGAGTATACTACGCTTAACGCGCAATCGTCGTTTCAGCAAAAAAATTACATCAAATCAAATACCAACGGCTATATCCAAAAGGTTAATACGCAGATTGGTCATTTTGTAAACAAAGGTGAAACGGTATTCACCGTTAAAACCAAGGAAGCGCAAAGCATTGGTAACAGCGTAAATATTTTAGATACTACCTTCAAATTCTCAGGTGTTAACCGCATTACGGCACCCGAGCATGGCTACATTACCCAACTGAACCACCAGGTTGGTGATTATGTACAGGATGGCGAACAACTGGCCGTAATCAGCGACCGCGGCAGTTTCGCATTTATTATGCAGTTACCTTATGAGATGGAAAATACCGTAAAACTAAACCAGGATGTGCAGCTTACCCTGCCCGATGGCGAAAAGATTGATGGCAGGATAGCATCATTTATGCCAACTGTTGATACCGCCGCCCAAACCCAGGGCGTGGTTATCAAAATAAACAGCGATAAACAGATCCCCGAAAATTTAGTGGCCAAGGCCAGGCTGATCCGTTCATCCAAGCAAAACACGGCATCGTTACCAAAATCGGCTATTTTAACAAATGAAACACAAACAGAATTTTGGGTGATGAAGCTCATCAACCCAACAACCGCCATCAAGGTGCCTGTTAAAAAAGGTATTGAGGTAGGCGACAGGGTTGAAATACTTTCACCAAAATTCTCGCCGCAGGATAAAATTGTAGCAACCGGAAATTATGGTTTGGCTGATACTGCTAAAGTTAAAATTGTACAGTAA
- a CDS encoding TolC family protein, which translates to MKWFLSIIICAFTYNFAQAQSYSLDHYLELAKSNSPLLKDLHNQIASNEIDSLRLKAGYKPQVNLNSGGLYAPLVNGYGYSEAITNNHTLNGLLGVNQSLASKNNINAQLLAITLQSLSLTNASKISEQDLKKAVTTQYITAYGDLQQYKFSQQVVDLLTNEEGILKKLTRSNVYHQGDYLTFLVTLKQQELALTQARLVYKNDYATLNYLAGVADTTIRELDEPLLKKLTPPDASTSIYFQQYKLDSLKIINSKQLIDYSYKPKINVFADGGYNSDFMGQAYKNFGVSAGFGFVLPIYDGGQRKMQYKKLSLQEETRENYKAFFDVQYHQQIAQYNQQISENETLIAQIKDQTKYTESLIKVDTQLLQTGDLKIADLILAINNYLSIKNLMTQTVISRLQLINQLNYWTK; encoded by the coding sequence ATGAAATGGTTTCTCAGCATAATCATATGCGCATTTACATATAACTTTGCCCAGGCGCAGTCCTATTCGCTGGATCATTATCTTGAACTTGCCAAAAGTAACAGCCCACTGTTAAAGGATTTACATAACCAGATCGCATCAAATGAGATCGACAGTCTGCGTTTAAAAGCGGGTTATAAACCACAGGTAAACCTTAACAGCGGCGGTTTATATGCCCCTCTTGTAAATGGCTATGGTTATTCCGAAGCTATTACCAATAACCACACATTAAATGGCCTGCTTGGCGTTAACCAATCACTGGCCAGCAAAAACAATATCAACGCGCAGTTGCTAGCTATTACGCTGCAATCACTGTCACTAACCAATGCCTCCAAAATATCGGAGCAGGATCTAAAGAAAGCAGTCACCACTCAATATATCACTGCTTATGGTGATCTGCAGCAATATAAATTCAGTCAGCAGGTAGTTGATCTGCTTACAAATGAAGAGGGCATACTCAAAAAGCTCACCCGCTCAAACGTATACCACCAAGGCGATTACCTCACTTTCCTGGTAACTTTAAAACAGCAGGAGCTGGCACTTACACAGGCACGCCTGGTTTACAAAAACGATTACGCTACGCTAAACTATCTGGCAGGGGTGGCTGATACCACGATAAGGGAGCTGGATGAACCTCTTCTGAAAAAACTCACCCCGCCCGATGCCAGCACCAGCATTTATTTTCAGCAATATAAACTGGACAGCTTAAAGATCATCAACAGCAAACAACTGATTGATTACAGCTATAAACCCAAGATCAATGTTTTTGCTGATGGTGGCTATAACAGCGATTTTATGGGTCAGGCTTACAAAAACTTTGGCGTAAGCGCAGGTTTTGGCTTTGTGCTGCCGATATATGATGGCGGGCAACGTAAAATGCAATACAAAAAGCTGTCCCTGCAGGAAGAAACCCGCGAAAATTACAAAGCCTTTTTTGATGTGCAATATCATCAACAAATAGCGCAGTATAACCAGCAGATCAGCGAGAATGAAACGCTGATAGCGCAGATAAAAGATCAAACAAAATATACCGAAAGCCTGATAAAGGTTGATACCCAGCTATTGCAAACCGGCGACCTGAAAATTGCCGACCTTATACTGGCCATCAATAATTACCTCAGTATAAAAAATTTAATGACCCAAACCGTTATCAGCCGGTTACAACTTATTAACCAGTTAAATTATTGGACAAAATAA
- a CDS encoding EamA family transporter, which produces MWWIYALLSASFAALTAIFAKIGIKGVDTDLATAIRTVIILVLAWALVFVKGTNNTIGSLTRVNWIFLILSGAATGLSWIFYFKALQIGEVAWVAPVDKLSVPIAIVLAAIFLGEPLTVKTVSAALLIMAGSFILIFWK; this is translated from the coding sequence ATGTGGTGGATATACGCGTTACTATCGGCATCATTTGCCGCACTTACAGCAATTTTTGCAAAGATTGGCATTAAAGGGGTTGATACCGATTTGGCTACTGCCATACGTACAGTAATTATACTGGTACTGGCCTGGGCGCTGGTCTTTGTTAAAGGGACAAACAATACCATTGGCAGCCTTACCCGGGTAAACTGGATCTTCCTGATCTTATCAGGCGCGGCAACAGGCTTATCATGGATATTCTATTTTAAAGCATTACAAATAGGAGAAGTGGCTTGGGTTGCACCTGTAGATAAATTGAGCGTGCCTATAGCTATTGTACTGGCAGCCATTTTTTTAGGTGAGCCGTTGACGGTGAAAACGGTATCGGCAGCTTTATTGATTATGGCGGGTAGTTTTATTTTGATATTTTGGAAATAA